From the Thermodesulfobacteriota bacterium genome, the window GCATAGGAGCCTACCTGCGCGACACCGCCGAAGACTAACGCCCCCATGAGCACATATACCGCAGCCATACAGGTAATTTAACACAATATCCGACCCTTATAAAGGCCCTTGCCCGGGCGAACAAAAGGGGTATAATAAAATCGGAAAACAGAAAAACAGGAAAAAATTAAACCTTTTGGGGTGCTGCGGTGTCTAAGCTTACAGGACGGGGAAAATGACTTCCGACCATGCTCTGCTCGAAAACTACAGAAACGGGGACGAGGGGGCCCTCAGCGAGCTCCTCGACCGCTACCAGAGGCCGCTCTACGGCTTCATCTACCGAATGGTCGGGAACCACGCGGACACCGCCGACCTCTGCCAGAAAAGCTTTTTCCAGGCCTTCAGGAAGGCTGGCACCTTCGAATGGCGTTCGAACTTCAAGACCTGGCTCTACCGTATCGCCGTGAACCTAACGCGGAACCACATCCGCTCCTTGAAGCGGGACCCCACGGTGCCCTTTCCGAACCACCGGCCGCTTGAGGAGGTACCCGCGGCCACCCCGGCCACGGACCCCGTCGTATCCGGGGAGGAGAAGAAACTCTTACGCACGGCCATAGAGGGGCTTCCGGAAAAACAGAGGACGACGCTTATGCTAAAGGTCTACCAGGAGCTTACGTTCGAAGAGGTTGCCGGGGTAATGGGATGCCCGGTGGGGACCGCGAAGGCCAACTACCACCACGCGCTCTCGTCGCTTAGAAAAAGGTTAAAGGGGTAAAGATGGACTGTAAGGATATCGAGATACTCCTATCAAACGCCGCCGCCGGGGAACTCCGTGACGGAGAACTCCGTGACGGAGAACTCTCGGAAGACGAACGGCTGAAGCTCGACGCTCACCTCTCGGGCTGCCCCCGCTGTCGCGAGGAATTTTCCCGCTTGAAAGAGACGCTTGGGAAGCTAAAGACCCTGCCGACACCTGAGCCGCCCGACGGGTTCTGGCCCGAGCTTCAAAGCGCTATACTGAAAGAGCTCAGGGCCGAGGATGGAAACCCCACACACCCCGTCCGCAAGCGACCCCGAGCCGTGCCGCGCTGGATGCAGGGCTTTGCTATAGCGGCCACGGTCGCAGCACTGGTCGTCGCCGGGGCCCTCTTTACCGGGAAAAACGGCGTGCGCCCCGACCTCCCCATAGTTACAATCGAAGAGCTCCTCTACGCGGAGCCCTCTCTCCCGGCGCTCTTTCAAGACGAAGGGCTGGAGATACTCGACGAGATAGACTACGCGGATGCAGGGCTCTCGGACCCCTACTATGGTCTCTTCGAGCTCGATACCGACGAGCTTGAGAGCATATACGAGGGAATAGAGGATATAACCTACGGGTCGTACTTAACGGCTTAAACCAAAGGAGGTCAACCATGATAAGGAGAGGAACGATAACAATACTTGCCGTCTTCTTCGCGGCGGTGATTACGTCCGGAGGGATTACGGTCCGGGCCCAGGAGCCGCCCGGTCCGCCGCCCGGAGGAGGCGAACTCCAGTCCCGACAGTTCCAGGGGGGGGGGAGAGGGGAAGAGGGGAAGGACCGCAGAGAGCAGATAAGGAAAAAAATAGCGCTGCTCTACATGTGGAGGCTTACCGAAACGCTGGACCTGGACGAGGCAACCGCGGCAAAGCTGTTCCCGGTGCTGAACAGGTACAACAAGAAGAAGATGCCGCTTGAGCGGGAGCGCATGAAGCTCATAATCGAGGCAAGGGAGGCTTCGAAGACAGGGGACGAGAGCGGCTCGGAAGAGCTCCTTAAGAGGGTAGAGAAGAACCAGTCCGCCCTGCGGGATCTCGGGCAAGAGCAGGCCGAAGAGATGAAGAAGGTACTGACCCCCGCGCAGATGGTAAAGTACCTGACCTTCGAGGAGAAGTTCAGGGAAGAGGTACGCGGGATGATTCGCGACGCCCGGCAGAAGCGCGGCATGAGGGGCGGGCCGCAGGAGCGGGAAGGCGGAGCTATGGCCCCCGGTCTAGGGCCATAAAGAGCTAAACGACCCCCCCTCCGGCTCGGGGGCCGGGGGGGGGTCCTAAAAGTCCACCTCCACGCCGAGGGAATCCAGGAACTTGTTGAAGGCCGTATAGAGCTCCATCACCCCGAGGGCCTCGACTATCTCGGCGTCCGTGGCACCCGCCCCCTTTAGCTCCTCGAACTCCAGCTCCGTTATATCGAGCGGGGCGCGGTTGGCCTTGCGGGCGAACTCTATAAGCGCGAGCTCCTTTTCCGTAAAGCCGGCCTTTTCGACCTTGCTCAGTATCTTCTCGACCTCTCCTTGCGTGACACCCATGGACCTAAGTACCGAGACGTGGGCGGTGACGCAGTAGTCGCACGAATTGTCCTTCGAGACAAGTACGGCTATGGCCTCCTTGGTCTTCCGCGTAAGCTCACCCCGCATCATGACGGCCTTTACCTTCTCCCAGTTGGCCTTAAGGAGCGGCGGGTGGTGGGCGCTGGTCCTGAAGAGGTTCGGCACCATACCGAACGTTTTTTCGATCTCGTCCAGGACTTCCCTTACCTCGGAGGAAGCCGCCTCCGTCCGAACTGGCTCTATCCTCGCCATATGGACCTCCTTACTAAGTTACCGGGGCCGTACTTAAAAGGCCCCGTCCCGGGAGGGACGGGGCCTTGACTTATCCCGCGCGGTTCAGAGGGGCTCGCCTACGAACCCTTCCTCTTATAAGCTCCGCTATCGTAATCGGCGATACCCACCATCTCAAAAATGCCGCCTATAGCGGTAAAGTTGGTGGCGGCCTCCTTGGCCGACTCCTTCATGTTCTCGTCGAACCACTCCCGCGTGAACTCGCCGTGGAGCATAATACGCGTGTAGGCCTGCTCGAATTCAGCCTCCGTTATCCCCTTCTGGGAAGGCTTTTTCGGGTTCTTGGGGTTGGGGATAAGATAGATAAGCGCCTTCTCGTTCCTCCGCCTGCCCCAGTCCTTTACGGTAAGCTTCCCACCGCCCTTGTGTTTCGGGATGACGGCCCCGGGGACCACCTTCTTTTCGACCCTGCTCTCGCCTTTCTTTTCCGCTTTTTTGGCCATTTCAAACGCCCCTTTCCGCCCCATTATAGTCGTTTCCGCCCTATATTCCAACAAAATAAAGAGGGTGCCTTAAACAACGGCCTCCCTGACCTTCTTCCCCCTGAGAAGCGCTATTATTACGACGAGCGAAGCGGCCATGATCAGCATAATGGTAAAGTTCCCGACCAGGCTGATGGAGACGACGTCTATAGGAAGGCCCTCGACCTTTAACTCCGGCAACGCATCCCTCAACTGATAAAGGATGGCGGCGGATAAGCCCACCTTAAGGAGACCCAGCCAGGAGACTACCTCGAGTACGGTCCTGGCCCACGCCTTGAGTTTCAGCAAGTATACGGCGGAGAGCATGACGAAGAGCCCGACCCCGATCTGCACTATCTGTATAACGGCAAGGGTCCGAAAAATCGGGGTGAGGTCCTTAAAAGGCCCTAATACATGGACGGAGACGTGCTCCCCTGCTGCCGTAGCCGCCTGCCCTCCCTCCACCCCCATCTGCCCGACCAGGGCGAAGAGAAGGAGCCCCAGCCCGCCGAAAATTATGGCCAGGACCGAGACCACGATGAATATCCAGGCGATTACCGTGACGGACGTGGGCCTCTCGTGCGGCTTAAGCTCCGCCCCTTCCGCCCCTTCTCCCCCTTCCTCGCTCCCGTGCTCTTCGATTGCGTCGTTTCCGTATTCCATAATAATGACCTTATCTCAAAACTATACCAAACGCACGGAGAAATCAAGGAAGAACCGCCTCCGTTTAGGGCCTTTTATAGACGGGCACCGGGAATGTGGTCCGAAAATCGATGCCCGGCACCGAGGCCTCCACAACGAGCTCCCAGTACCTCACACCCGGGTCGGCGCTCAAGCGGTTTACCCAGTCCGGGTTCTCCGGGATGTCGAACTCGATACCCAGCTTATCGAAGGTCATGGGCTCCTGAAGCTTCACCTTCTCGCTGTAGTGCTCGTAGGTGACAAGGGTTTGCGACCGGTTCTTGCCGCTCCCGTGGGTCTCGAACCGCTCCTCCACGAACCTCAAGGTGACGTCCATCTCCTCGAAGCGGTGGGGCGATAGAGCGACCTTGAGCTTCCCGCCCGGAAAGAACGGAAAGTTCAGGAACTCCAGATAGCTCGAGCCGAACTTCGCGTACTGAAGGAGCCGGTAGATAAATGCCACGAAGATGCCTATGGTAATCGCGTCGAAGAGCCCGACTATGAGCTTTACCATGAGAGGCCCCTCGCCCGAGAGGAAGGCCCACCAGTTAAACGGGCTCATGAAAACGGCAAACAGGATAAACCCGGTGAGCATGTGGATACACCGTCCCGAGGCGTTGTCCCATATGCCGCGCCTGTCCCAGGGGTAGTCCACGAGCCAGGGCTCGCCAGAGCTGGACAGTCCGTACTGGCCTACCGCCGCGGCCCTCCTCTTCTGCATCACACCTCGTATGCCGTGGCTGCAGAGCACCAGGCCGCTCATGGCGAAGGCAAGGCCCACCGTGCCGAGGACCCAGAGCGGGCCGTTCACCTTGCCGGGGATCGGCAGATACCCGAAGCCGGCCAGGGCGAAGTAAGTGCCTATAGCGATAAACGGGATTGAAAAGAGTACCGCGAACCACCCGTAGGCGGTCCTGTATATGCGGCTGTCGGTCTTGTTAATCCGCTTCATGGCCGGATTTTACCATTTTAACGGGAAGGGGGGAAGGCCGCGGAGGGGGGCTTGCATGTCCGCTTGATGTGTATTAAAATATATACGGCTTTTCGAAAACGACGAAAGGAGCCGAAGTATGAGTACCGGTATGGAATCCTGTCCGTTTTGCGGCAATACGATAATGAAGGGCGCCATGAGGTGCCCCGGGTGCGGCAAGATACTCAAGACCGCCGAGGAGCAGGAGGCCTCCTACCGGAGGCTCAAGGAGTCCCAAAAAAAGTCCTCCCTGGTCACGGTCTTAACGTACCTCGCCGTTATCGGCGCCCTCGCGGCCGTCGGCGTCCGCTATCAGAAAGAGATACTCGAATTCATTGAGGGGGTTCTGGGGAAGTAGGGGGAAGCGTGACGCTCCACCCGGATAAGCAGGGTCCGGCCTGCGTGGTTGTCAGGTGAATACTGGGACTGTACGCATCAAGGGAGGCCCAAACCTAAACGGGCAAGTTAACCATTGTTTTCCGCCACCACTTTAATGCCCGGCCATCTAGTCACTTCTTTTCCTCTTAAAACAACCTCTGACTCCTCCAACTCATCCGGGAATATCTCGATAAGTTCTCTCAAGTACATTTCGTTGAATTTATTGCCGAATTTACTTCGAATAGTCACAAAGCGTAGCCTTGTAAAGTTTTTTCTCGATCTGATCTCCTTTATCACAAGATCTGCATCTCGTCTAAGCCGCTCAAACTTGCTTTCGGTTATTTTCATAATAAATATGCTTACAATATAAGCCAGCACCAATAGCACAAAAAGATACGTCTCATCCATTTTATCAAAAACACGGAACTTCTCCAAAACATAGGCCCAAGCTGAAAAAACAACCGGCATTACAACAAAGGAAACCAACAACAATTCATGTATTTTTGCCCCTCTTATCATATCAACAACGGCCTTAACACCATTATCTTTCATTTAATGTCCTCCCTTCCTTACCTTGTAATCTCATTTCTCTTTATACCGGCCCGCGGGGCTCTTCCCGCCCCCTCCTTCGCCCTTTACAACTCACCTCCGGTAAGGGCGTCGGCAAGGGATTTCTCGGACATAAGACCGATTGCGGTAAACATGGGCATAAAGTCGATCACGTTTTCGGCGTTAACAATCTTTCCGTCACGAACCGTACTCAGGAAGGCGCCCTTTACGGTAAAGGGCTTGCCCGTTGCCCTATGAACGCCGCTTACGGTCATAATACCGCAGATATCCTCTCCCTCCGATACCAGCTTATCGACGGTCATATGGATATCGCTTATGGCCGCGTTCATCTCCCTGTGGTAACGCTTGAAGTCGTCGGGGCAGCAGATCTCGTCGCCGAGGCCGTGGACACTGCAGGGTTCGGCCAGCATCTCGTCTACCGCCTTTTCATTCCTCTTGTTCCAGACCTCCTCAAACCACCTTCTTATCAAGTCCTTCGAAGCTTTCTGTGTAGAACCGGACATATCGACCTCCCGTATTTGGATGTTAAAAAATACTGTTCGTGATGGAGCGAACGGAATGAATTAAACGGCCGCTGCCCCTGTTTTCCCCGACCCTGCTTCCACCCCTCCCGGACTACATCCCCGCATAAGGCTTTGGCAGCCTGACCCAGATAGGCATATGGTCGCTTACATCGTGCTCGAATTTTTTAACAAGCAAGCCTTTTTTTGACTCAGGCAAGTCATTATAATCATTGCCATAAAGCGCATTTGCAAAGAGGTCGACAAAGTTGAACATGCCGTAGTTAAACTCGCCCTCCACTTTGCCTGCATTATCGTTAGCTTTGTCGTTGGGCAGTCTCTTGTCATGCATAAAGAGCCCTATCTGGTCGTAAGTCTGGTTCAAGCGCGCGTTGGTGCGAAAGACCCCGGCTTTTTCACGTTCCGGGTGCACATCAAGGAAGGGAAAGTTCACCTT encodes:
- a CDS encoding ester cyclase encodes the protein MSGSTQKASKDLIRRWFEEVWNKRNEKAVDEMLAEPCSVHGLGDEICCPDDFKRYHREMNAAISDIHMTVDKLVSEGEDICGIMTVSGVHRATGKPFTVKGAFLSTVRDGKIVNAENVIDFMPMFTAIGLMSEKSLADALTGGEL
- a CDS encoding zf-HC2 domain-containing protein, translating into MDCKDIEILLSNAAAGELRDGELRDGELSEDERLKLDAHLSGCPRCREEFSRLKETLGKLKTLPTPEPPDGFWPELQSAILKELRAEDGNPTHPVRKRPRAVPRWMQGFAIAATVAALVVAGALFTGKNGVRPDLPIVTIEELLYAEPSLPALFQDEGLEILDEIDYADAGLSDPYYGLFELDTDELESIYEGIEDITYGSYLTA
- a CDS encoding sigma-70 family RNA polymerase sigma factor, with the protein product MTSDHALLENYRNGDEGALSELLDRYQRPLYGFIYRMVGNHADTADLCQKSFFQAFRKAGTFEWRSNFKTWLYRIAVNLTRNHIRSLKRDPTVPFPNHRPLEEVPAATPATDPVVSGEEKKLLRTAIEGLPEKQRTTLMLKVYQELTFEEVAGVMGCPVGTAKANYHHALSSLRKRLKG
- a CDS encoding peroxidase-related enzyme (This protein belongs to a clade of uncharacterized proteins related to peroxidases such as the alkylhydroperoxidase AhpD.); protein product: MARIEPVRTEAASSEVREVLDEIEKTFGMVPNLFRTSAHHPPLLKANWEKVKAVMMRGELTRKTKEAIAVLVSKDNSCDYCVTAHVSVLRSMGVTQGEVEKILSKVEKAGFTEKELALIEFARKANRAPLDITELEFEELKGAGATDAEIVEALGVMELYTAFNKFLDSLGVEVDF